In the Cellulomonas sp. C5510 genome, GTCCTGCTCGACTCGGACACGGTCTGGACGCCCGGCACGCTGTCGGAGCTGCTCAAGCCCTTCGCCGACCCCAACGTCGGAGGCGTGACGACGCGGCAGCGCATCCTCGAACCCACGCGCTCCTGGATCACCCGCTGGGCCGACTGGCTCGAGAACTCGCGCTCGCTCTACTCGATGCCCGCGCAGTCCGTCCTCGGCCAGGTCGGCTGCCTGCCCGGTCGCACCATCGCGTTCCGCCGGCACATCCTCATGGAGGTCATGCACGACTTCATGACCCAGCGGTTCATGGGCGTGTTCCTGGAGGTGTCCGACGACCGCACGCTGACCAACCTCACGCTCAAGCAGGGCTACCGGACGGTCTACCAGCACACCAGCCTCGTCTACACCGACGCCCCGCTCCAGGTGAAGAAGCTGTTCAAGCAGCAGCTCCGCTGGGCGCGCGGCAGCCAGTACAACACCCTGCGGATGCTGCCGTGGATGCTCGGGCACGCCCCGGTGCTCGCCGTGTTCTTCCTGGCGGACATCGTGCTGCCGTTCCTCCTGGTCGGCACCATCGCGGGCTGGGTCTACCGGGCCGTCAGCGGCACCGGGGTCAACCTCTACGAGGCCATGCTGGAGACCTACGGCGCGCAGGCGGGCTGGTTCTGGGTCATCGCCCTGATGGTCGTGTCGTCGGTGCTGTCCATGGCGATCCGGCAGATCCGGCACCTGCAGGAGGTCCCGAGCGACTTCTTCCGGCTCCCGGTCTTCATCATCGTCTCGACGTTCTTCCTCATGCCGGTGCGGCTGCTCGGGTTCCTGCGCATGGCGCACGCGTCCGGGTGGGGCACGCGTGCCGGTGCCTACGCCGG is a window encoding:
- a CDS encoding glycosyltransferase family 2 protein, which encodes MFIFILQIRHMLDDQAELYLFTVFSALVWALWLLKVGLSRRYRPWFAEHHETTSVVVPVVDEPLDLFRDVLTRVTEQHPDEVIVVINGRPNPGLEQVCEEFAPLVRWVHTPIPGKRNAVKIGTELSRHDVTVLLDSDTVWTPGTLSELLKPFADPNVGGVTTRQRILEPTRSWITRWADWLENSRSLYSMPAQSVLGQVGCLPGRTIAFRRHILMEVMHDFMTQRFMGVFLEVSDDRTLTNLTLKQGYRTVYQHTSLVYTDAPLQVKKLFKQQLRWARGSQYNTLRMLPWMLGHAPVLAVFFLADIVLPFLLVGTIAGWVYRAVSGTGVNLYEAMLETYGAQAGWFWVIALMVVSSVLSMAIRQIRHLQEVPSDFFRLPVFIIVSTFFLMPVRLLGFLRMAHASGWGTRAGAYAGGDPGTAEDDGDHRPSLEAELGLMSQPAPVDVVDRGGLPTQRDHGSGPGAPVPAVAGHGGLLAEADATTPLTAVAAPAPARHAAPSAAPTAAPVAAGRREARATPPAPARRRLNPLAAIPYGIAVVLFALEALLYV